The nucleotide sequence TTTTCTTTGGCATTATCCGCTCGGAAAAAACGAGTAAAAATATCGGATTTCTGATTGTCCGTGATGCCAATCCCCTGATCAACCACTCGAATCACAATGTTAGGTGATTTTTGAGAGATTTCCAAGACTACCTTACCATCTCGCTTGGAATATTTGATCGCATTGGTCAAGAGATTCTGAAAGATCATCGTTATCAATTGCTGATCTCCTTTGAGCATTATCTTCTTTCCGGAAAACTTTTTCTCAATAGAAATATTTTGGATCGAACTGAATGAGCTGAGATCTTTAACAAGATTTTCTGCCAATCGCACCAGATCAATCTCTTTTGTTTCAATTGAAAAAGTGCCCATTTCCAGCCGAGAAGTATTAAGGAGCGCCCGCACCAACTCAACCATCCGGTTGGTAGCATGGCTGATTTTTTCCAAATATGTTTTTTGTTTTTCCGAAAAACCCCGCTGATCTTCCAGCAGCGCTTCACTATGCCAACTGATGATGGAGAGCGGGGTGCGCAACTGATGGGAAGCCAAAGAGACAAACTCGGTCTTGGCTTTGTCAATTTCATTTTCCTTGGTGATATCACGAAAAACCAAAATGGCACCGATTAATTTGTTCTCGGAAATGACCGGCGAAGCCGTAATGAAAACGGGAATTTTTCTGCCAGAATGGACACAAAAATATTTTCCTGAAATTTTTTCCCCGCTAGTGATCGTTTTTTGCAAAGGCTTTTCTTTGTTTGAAAGTTTTTTTTCAAATTCATCTTCAACTTCATACAGCTCCGCTGTGGTTTTCCCCAAAAGCTCTTTACTCGGCCTGCCCAAGATGACCTCGGTCTGCCTGTTGACTAAAATCACTTTGCCCTTTTTGTCGATCGCGATGATGCCCTCTCCGACACTATCCAAAAAAGCCTCCTCCTTTGCTTTGTCCTCAGTAATATTCCTCGCACAAGCCACTATCTCATTCGTCTTCGCTTTAACTTTTTTTTCCATCTGCGTATGAAGAATTTCCAATTCAAGCGCCATCTGATTGAATGTTTTGGCGATCATCCCAAATTCATTGTCTCCGACAATATCTATCCTAGTTTTGAAATCACTGCTAAATTTAGCGATAGATTTGGTAATTTTATCGATCGGACGCAAGGCATATTGCAGATAGAAAAACAGGAAGAGTGGGAAAAAAATAGAAATTACTCCCAAGACTTCCCAAAGCACCATCCGCATGTCTCGTTCATAGGCCAGTATCGTTTCCGCGGGAATATCCACGCCAACAATGGCGATCGCCTCACCCTTCTCATTGAAAATTGGAGCATAGCCGGACAACCAACAGCCCCATTTGTCGCAACTGATTTGTTTGTCAGTTGTCTTGGCCTCAAAAGCCTTCGCCATTTCCGGAAAAGCCGAGATTTCATATTCTTCTTCAAAATCAACACCCACTTCATTTTCCTCAATCGCCCCGTTGCCATTCCGATCCTGGGTGTCATTTGCGCTAACGATGAACTTTAAG is from Parcubacteria group bacterium and encodes:
- a CDS encoding ATP-binding protein; amino-acid sequence: MKKIRDISFRTRVILVLEVVVVTILIVVGVITYQTRQALIREVSQEKLLAIASSSAAVIDPEKVAAIQTEADTASDNYLELKGMLQKIKMNNPEVDDIYLMKKSAYRNILKFIVSANDTQDRNGNGAIEENEVGVDFEEEYEISAFPEMAKAFEAKTTDKQISCDKWGCWLSGYAPIFNEKGEAIAIVGVDIPAETILAYERDMRMVLWEVLGVISIFFPLFLFFYLQYALRPIDKITKSIAKFSSDFKTRIDIVGDNEFGMIAKTFNQMALELEILHTQMEKKVKAKTNEIVACARNITEDKAKEEAFLDSVGEGIIAIDKKGKVILVNRQTEVILGRPSKELLGKTTAELYEVEDEFEKKLSNKEKPLQKTITSGEKISGKYFCVHSGRKIPVFITASPVISENKLIGAILVFRDITKENEIDKAKTEFVSLASHQLRTPLSIISWHSEALLEDQRGFSEKQKTYLEKISHATNRMVELVRALLNTSRLEMGTFSIETKEIDLVRLAENLVKDLSSFSSIQNISIEKKFSGKKIMLKGDQQLITMIFQNLLTNAIKYSKRDGKVVLEISQKSPNIVIRVVDQGIGITDNQKSDIFTRFFRADNAKEKDAEGTGLGLYIIKAIIEHSGGTIKFDSIENKGTTFTVILPESGMPKKEGTRKLI